From a single Candidatus Saccharibacteria bacterium genomic region:
- the dnaK gene encoding molecular chaperone DnaK, protein MSKIIGIDLGTTNSAMAVMQSGKSEIIANSEGARTTPSVVAVNKKGERLVGQVARRQQVTNPKNTIYEVKRLIGRKFSDKEVQKDLKLMGYEIIKSGNSTKVKMGDKEYSAEEISAMILAKLKADAEAFTGGPVTEAVITVPAYFDDSQRQATKDAGKIAGLEVKRIINEPTAAALAYGLDKEAKGDEKIVVFDLGGGTFDVSVLELGDGVFEVKSTNGDTHLGGADFDRVIVNHLSDEFKKESGIDVTDDTAAMQRLRDEAEKAKIELSTAQEVDINLPFLTADADGPKHFEYKLSRSKLESLVKDLIDKTAEPCKKALKDAKLTAKDIDSVVLVGGMTRMPAVQAKVKEIFGKEPMKGVNPDEVVAVGAAIQGGVLAGDVKDVLLLDVTPLSLGIETLGGVTTKLIERNTTIPTSKSETFSTAADNQNQVEIHVLQGEREMSSDNKSLGRFILDGIAPAPRGVPQIEVTFNLDANGILNVTAKDKGTGKEQSITIQNSGNLSKDDVEKMAKEAEANAEEDKKKREAVEARNMLENSAYQAEKLKNDNGDKLSDDDKKTLEEAVEAARKVSADEKSDKDALEAALKELNDKIMPIGAKMYQSQETGDKSQEEESSDDKDKDEPVEGEVVDDKDEK, encoded by the coding sequence ATGAGTAAAATAATAGGTATCGATCTCGGAACAACTAACAGCGCCATGGCAGTTATGCAGTCAGGTAAGTCTGAAATCATTGCTAACAGCGAAGGCGCTCGTACGACGCCCAGTGTAGTAGCTGTTAACAAAAAAGGCGAAAGACTAGTCGGTCAGGTTGCCCGCCGACAACAGGTAACAAACCCTAAGAACACAATTTATGAGGTTAAACGACTCATTGGTCGAAAGTTTAGCGACAAAGAAGTTCAAAAAGACCTCAAACTCATGGGTTACGAAATTATCAAAAGCGGCAACAGCACAAAAGTTAAAATGGGCGATAAAGAATATAGCGCAGAAGAAATCAGCGCCATGATATTGGCTAAGCTCAAAGCAGACGCCGAGGCATTCACGGGCGGCCCAGTCACCGAAGCAGTGATCACCGTGCCCGCTTACTTTGATGACAGTCAGCGCCAAGCTACCAAAGATGCTGGTAAAATTGCTGGTCTCGAAGTTAAGCGCATTATTAACGAGCCAACAGCAGCAGCACTTGCTTACGGCCTGGACAAAGAGGCCAAAGGCGACGAAAAGATTGTGGTGTTCGACCTCGGTGGTGGTACGTTCGATGTGTCTGTTCTCGAACTTGGTGATGGCGTCTTCGAAGTTAAAAGTACCAACGGCGATACTCATCTTGGTGGTGCCGACTTTGACCGCGTCATTGTCAATCACTTAAGCGATGAGTTCAAGAAGGAATCTGGCATTGATGTAACCGATGACACGGCTGCCATGCAGCGCTTACGAGACGAAGCTGAGAAGGCTAAGATTGAGCTTTCGACCGCACAAGAAGTTGACATCAACTTGCCATTCCTGACAGCCGATGCCGACGGGCCTAAGCACTTCGAGTACAAGCTGTCACGATCTAAGCTAGAAAGTCTCGTCAAAGACTTAATCGACAAAACTGCCGAACCATGCAAAAAGGCTCTTAAAGATGCCAAACTTACCGCCAAAGACATAGACTCTGTAGTACTTGTCGGTGGTATGACCCGCATGCCTGCCGTGCAAGCTAAGGTAAAAGAGATTTTTGGTAAAGAACCAATGAAGGGCGTTAACCCAGATGAAGTTGTAGCCGTCGGTGCTGCAATTCAGGGCGGTGTACTAGCCGGCGACGTCAAAGATGTGCTGCTGCTAGATGTAACCCCACTATCGCTGGGTATCGAAACTTTAGGTGGCGTGACAACCAAGTTGATTGAGCGCAATACTACTATTCCTACCAGCAAGAGTGAAACATTTAGTACTGCTGCTGACAACCAGAATCAGGTAGAAATCCATGTCCTGCAAGGTGAGCGCGAAATGAGTTCCGACAACAAAAGCCTGGGCCGCTTCATCCTAGACGGGATTGCTCCAGCGCCGCGCGGTGTGCCACAAATTGAGGTAACATTTAACCTCGACGCCAACGGTATTCTGAATGTTACCGCCAAAGACAAAGGCACTGGCAAAGAGCAGAGCATTACCATTCAAAACAGCGGCAATCTTAGTAAAGACGATGTTGAGAAAATGGCCAAAGAAGCCGAAGCTAACGCCGAAGAAGACAAGAAAAAACGCGAAGCAGTAGAAGCCCGCAACATGCTCGAGAACTCTGCCTACCAAGCTGAAAAGCTAAAGAACGACAACGGCGACAAGCTTAGCGATGACGACAAAAAGACGCTCGAAGAGGCTGTAGAAGCCGCCCGCAAGGTGAGCGCCGACGAAAAGTCCGACAAAGATGCACTCGAAGCTGCCCTAAAAGAACTCAACGACAAGATAATGCCGATTGGCGCCAAAATGTATCAGAGCCAAGAGACAGGAGACAAGAGCCAAGAGGAGGAATCTTCTGACGACAAAGACAAAGACGAACCCGTCGAAGGCGAAGTCGTCGACGACAAAGACGAAAAGTAG
- the dnaJ gene encoding molecular chaperone DnaJ, which yields MAEKRDYYEVLGVAKNASDDEIKKAFRRKAIELHPDKEGGDEAKFKEVNEAYEVLKDSSKRQRYDQFGHAGVGGASGNPFGGGFGGAGGQEMHFDFGDLGLGDIFGSFFGGGMGGSSRGQRQARGRDVETGLNLSFEEAVFGTEAELKLSLDDTCEHCKGTTAEPGHELKTCETCKGNGQVMTATRTIFGNIQQASICPDCKGRGKTPEKVCSVCKGAGVKRREQKIKMNVPAGIDDGATIRLREHGEAIANGPKGDLYVNIRVKPHKKFTREGDLILSREHVTMIDAALGTEIEVDTVDGLVRMKVPAGTQSGTDFKLSGHGVPHMRGDGRGAHIVTVVVDTPTDLSREQRELLVQFKTKSKKSGWFA from the coding sequence ATGGCAGAAAAACGAGACTATTATGAAGTGCTTGGTGTTGCAAAAAACGCCTCTGATGACGAGATCAAAAAGGCTTTTCGTCGCAAGGCGATTGAGCTTCATCCAGACAAAGAGGGCGGTGATGAGGCCAAATTCAAAGAAGTAAATGAAGCATATGAGGTGTTAAAAGACTCCTCCAAACGACAGCGGTACGATCAGTTTGGTCATGCTGGTGTCGGCGGGGCTAGTGGTAATCCTTTTGGCGGCGGTTTCGGTGGAGCCGGCGGACAGGAAATGCATTTTGACTTTGGTGATCTAGGGCTGGGCGATATTTTTGGTAGTTTTTTTGGTGGAGGAATGGGCGGTTCAAGTCGAGGCCAAAGGCAGGCGCGTGGTCGCGATGTAGAAACGGGGCTAAATCTTAGTTTCGAGGAAGCGGTTTTTGGCACTGAGGCCGAGCTGAAGCTGAGCCTCGACGATACTTGCGAACACTGCAAAGGAACAACCGCCGAGCCAGGCCACGAACTAAAAACTTGCGAAACGTGTAAAGGAAACGGCCAGGTTATGACGGCGACCAGAACAATTTTTGGCAATATTCAGCAGGCTAGCATTTGTCCTGACTGCAAAGGCCGCGGCAAAACACCCGAAAAGGTTTGTTCTGTCTGTAAGGGTGCTGGTGTCAAACGTCGTGAGCAAAAGATTAAGATGAATGTACCCGCAGGCATCGACGACGGCGCTACCATTCGTTTACGTGAGCACGGCGAAGCTATAGCTAACGGCCCCAAAGGCGATCTGTACGTAAATATCAGAGTTAAGCCGCACAAAAAGTTCACGCGCGAAGGTGATTTAATCTTAAGTCGAGAACACGTGACAATGATAGATGCTGCTCTTGGAACCGAGATTGAGGTTGACACTGTCGACGGACTTGTACGCATGAAAGTCCCTGCTGGTACGCAGAGCGGTACAGACTTCAAACTGAGTGGTCATGGAGTCCCACACATGCGTGGTGACGGGCGTGGTGCTCACATAGTTACGGTAGTGGTTGATACCCCAACCGATCTTAGCCGGGAACAGCGTGAACTCTTGGTGCAGTTCAAAACCAAATCCAAAAAATCCGGCTGGTTCGCCTAA
- a CDS encoding prepilin-type N-terminal cleavage/methylation domain-containing protein: protein MKNNQKGFGVVEILVVIVVIGLLGTVGWLVYNRQKTKTTEYPTSQTNTIEQKEEATAEPTNKTDPNGGYFVVKEWGLRFKAPSGLTDIKYTIHGDTLAFFAKPTGTDVQYRTDYDKYADGLSEYAIGNLYRSTNSTKPFAGDMIKEGKKVGPYYYYTGWAFSSLATGAACVGTYGDAESNCQPEGTAFQLVNQGDTALLNTIELAQ, encoded by the coding sequence ATGAAAAATAATCAAAAGGGTTTTGGGGTTGTAGAAATACTGGTTGTTATTGTAGTGATTGGTTTGCTTGGTACTGTTGGCTGGCTCGTCTATAACCGCCAAAAAACTAAAACAACTGAATACCCAACCTCCCAAACCAACACTATTGAGCAGAAGGAAGAGGCTACTGCTGAGCCCACGAATAAAACTGACCCTAACGGGGGTTACTTTGTAGTGAAAGAGTGGGGACTGCGCTTCAAGGCCCCTAGCGGCTTGACTGACATCAAGTACACAATTCACGGTGATACATTGGCTTTCTTTGCCAAGCCTACCGGGACAGATGTTCAGTATAGGACTGATTATGACAAGTACGCTGACGGTCTTTCAGAATACGCAATAGGTAACCTATACAGATCTACTAATAGCACAAAGCCTTTTGCTGGCGATATGATCAAAGAAGGTAAGAAAGTTGGCCCCTACTATTATTACACTGGCTGGGCTTTCAGTAGTCTTGCTACAGGGGCAGCTTGTGTTGGTACATACGGTGATGCTGAAAGCAACTGTCAACCAGAAGGTACAGCGTTCCAGCTAGTCAATCAGGGCGATACAGCACTGCTTAATACGATCGAGCTAGCTCAGTAG
- a CDS encoding DUF1704 domain-containing protein produces MVQETTLDISSEYKKASERLIEAAEKLKLAKTRSEVTRKSNAYTQSSIRLFGLPDVSLATRLFGLQRARFESTNLDDALYANLNMYFRKYNATSVNNEIVSDNLIKVAGLVKEYLDYKYGFVLKKAEGIAPLWLKPQDVFRGYEMLLEDIQSNFAGEWNRWKVKIEKTSSAISVNAQDRLIKVGLGRAAMHKKEFTGNVAHELLGHVVRSVNGASISEECRVGLPNYLVFEEGLSMLKEFSVCGYLPDRIVDRYVDVALALGIIDGVQKPRAEILEFVYSRELVRNSLLPASEKMTTEDLAKKVIAHTNRVFRGVNGQKHVGIYTKDIVYLSGFIKASSYIEKKLAKGLSIEQIMDFVDCAKFDPTLPSHLKKVEALTRYS; encoded by the coding sequence ATGGTCCAAGAAACGACACTAGATATTAGTAGTGAATATAAAAAAGCCTCCGAAAGACTAATAGAAGCAGCCGAGAAACTCAAGCTCGCTAAAACTAGATCTGAGGTAACACGAAAATCTAATGCATATACACAAAGTTCCATAAGGCTTTTTGGCTTACCTGACGTGAGTTTAGCTACTCGACTCTTTGGTTTGCAACGAGCAAGATTCGAAAGTACGAACTTAGATGATGCCCTGTATGCAAACCTAAATATGTATTTTAGAAAATATAATGCCACTTCGGTAAATAACGAAATCGTATCCGATAATCTCATAAAAGTTGCAGGTTTAGTAAAGGAGTATCTCGATTATAAATATGGTTTTGTCCTTAAAAAGGCAGAAGGCATTGCGCCCCTGTGGCTTAAACCGCAAGATGTTTTCAGAGGATATGAGATGCTGCTCGAAGATATACAAAGTAATTTCGCGGGTGAGTGGAATAGATGGAAGGTAAAAATTGAAAAAACAAGCTCCGCGATTTCTGTAAATGCTCAGGATAGATTAATCAAAGTTGGACTTGGTAGAGCAGCTATGCACAAAAAGGAGTTCACTGGCAATGTCGCCCATGAATTACTAGGCCACGTTGTTAGGAGTGTTAATGGTGCTAGTATATCTGAAGAATGCAGAGTCGGCCTACCAAATTATTTGGTTTTCGAGGAAGGACTTTCGATGCTAAAAGAGTTTTCTGTGTGCGGGTATCTGCCCGATCGCATCGTTGATAGATATGTAGACGTAGCGCTGGCCCTCGGAATAATTGATGGTGTCCAGAAGCCTAGAGCCGAGATACTTGAGTTTGTATACTCTAGAGAATTGGTAAGAAATTCTTTGTTGCCTGCAAGTGAAAAGATGACAACAGAAGATCTGGCTAAGAAAGTCATAGCTCACACAAACCGAGTTTTTAGAGGAGTAAACGGTCAAAAGCACGTAGGAATCTACACTAAAGACATTGTTTATCTATCTGGTTTTATCAAGGCTAGCAGCTATATAGAGAAGAAACTTGCAAAAGGTCTGAGCATTGAACAGATAATGGATTTTGTCGATTGTGCAAAGTTTGACCCTACTTTGCCCAGCCATCTAAAAAAAGTTGAAGCGTTAACCCGCTATTCTTAA
- a CDS encoding NYN domain-containing protein: protein MKVLVDGENFRHQIAAVLLKSSLISEKNAYFKFDLRAFIEDVLQQKDIEIAYYTTKIKKPNYKLPIKLKNNIDLINLSNRKWLADLTNNNVKIIKAGYLRVRESNKCIHCGKKTLVLQEKGVDVRVATDLVLSQQKEAIVLASSDSDLIPALNAKLQTGITVSYLCYSGSLNRSVAAQVSKTITFDDSTIIKHFTGNQ from the coding sequence ATGAAAGTGTTAGTTGATGGGGAGAACTTTCGGCATCAGATTGCTGCTGTATTGCTAAAGTCATCATTAATTTCCGAGAAGAATGCGTACTTCAAATTTGATTTGAGAGCTTTTATAGAAGACGTTCTGCAGCAAAAAGACATAGAAATAGCCTATTACACAACTAAGATCAAGAAACCCAATTATAAATTACCAATTAAGCTTAAGAATAATATTGACCTTATCAACCTGTCGAACCGAAAATGGCTAGCAGATCTTACAAACAACAATGTAAAGATTATAAAAGCGGGCTATCTACGCGTTAGAGAGTCGAACAAGTGCATTCATTGTGGTAAAAAAACATTAGTACTCCAAGAAAAGGGTGTGGATGTTAGGGTCGCGACTGATTTGGTTCTATCACAGCAGAAGGAAGCAATTGTACTGGCATCATCCGATAGTGACTTGATACCGGCCTTAAACGCAAAATTACAAACAGGTATTACGGTTAGCTATCTATGTTATTCGGGCAGTCTAAATAGATCAGTTGCCGCACAGGTGAGTAAGACGATTACATTTGACGACTCAACAATAATTAAACACTTTACGGGGAATCAATAA
- a CDS encoding IS982 family transposase gives MTICIWFHASGYRQFKKYYLEHICMHLVDAFPNRVSYTRFLRLMRESMLPLLALMISLLAPATLVNFVDSTTLDVCNNKRIWKHRVFKGIATRGKSSMGWFFGLKLHLTFNERGEIISFLLSPGHAPDNNQALMLKLTEKLTGKLYADKGYIGHELFLSPLQKGVHLITGIRRNMKNHLMSLWDKLMLRKRSIIETINDQLKNTEL, from the coding sequence CTGACTATCTGTATCTGGTTTCATGCCAGCGGCTATCGTCAGTTCAAGAAATACTACCTTGAACATATCTGCATGCATCTGGTTGATGCCTTCCCAAACAGGGTTAGCTATACACGATTCCTCAGACTGATGCGTGAGAGTATGTTGCCACTCCTTGCTCTCATGATCAGTCTTCTCGCACCAGCCACACTCGTCAACTTCGTGGACAGTACGACACTGGATGTTTGTAACAACAAGCGGATCTGGAAGCATCGAGTCTTCAAAGGCATTGCAACCAGAGGCAAGAGCTCCATGGGCTGGTTCTTTGGTTTGAAACTGCATCTGACCTTCAATGAACGAGGTGAGATCATCTCATTCCTGCTCTCACCAGGTCACGCCCCAGACAACAATCAAGCACTGATGCTCAAACTGACAGAAAAGCTAACGGGCAAACTCTATGCTGACAAAGGTTACATTGGACACGAGCTATTTCTTTCACCACTCCAAAAGGGTGTTCATCTCATCACAGGCATTAGACGCAACATGAAGAATCATCTGATGAGCCTCTGGGATAAACTGATGCTGAGAAAGCGATCCATCATCGAGACCATCAACGATCAGCTCAAAAATACCGAGCTATAG
- a CDS encoding Type 1 glutamine amidotransferase-like domain-containing protein, with protein sequence MSSLDSLKIVSIGGGANTGELLKLSIDLVGKESKKKALVVPTARPNPEGVTNTYKKFGGFYQDRGIETALMHDFWSFPDDTRQQEMLDEADILYVSGGDTATMMRVWEYFGFTDNLRHYIMAGKVITGISAGAIAPFRWGHSDSNSYPEPKNKHWSFIPVASLGIINAGITPHYNTTPEGKITSREDDFHRMFKELGENFGTRFGFGIDNDAALVINDGKITPATSSPNCGVSLISVDNNGQLEKHRLGEDAGIIDLAGI encoded by the coding sequence ATGTCCAGCCTCGATTCTTTGAAAATTGTTTCCATAGGTGGCGGAGCGAACACTGGTGAGTTACTTAAACTTAGCATAGATTTGGTTGGTAAAGAATCAAAAAAGAAGGCACTTGTTGTACCGACTGCAAGACCCAATCCTGAAGGTGTAACTAATACGTACAAAAAATTTGGCGGTTTCTACCAAGATAGGGGTATCGAGACCGCTTTAATGCACGACTTCTGGTCATTCCCAGATGACACTCGCCAACAAGAGATGCTAGATGAAGCCGATATCTTATACGTATCTGGCGGTGATACAGCCACAATGATGAGAGTATGGGAATACTTCGGCTTCACTGATAATCTGAGACACTATATCATGGCAGGTAAAGTTATTACTGGTATATCTGCAGGAGCAATAGCACCATTTAGATGGGGACACAGCGACTCAAACAGCTACCCTGAGCCAAAGAACAAACACTGGTCATTCATACCAGTTGCCAGCTTAGGAATAATTAATGCAGGCATAACGCCTCACTATAATACAACCCCTGAGGGTAAGATTACCTCGAGAGAGGATGATTTTCATCGAATGTTCAAAGAACTCGGCGAGAACTTTGGTACACGGTTTGGCTTCGGGATAGACAATGATGCAGCATTAGTCATTAATGATGGAAAAATCACTCCAGCGACATCTTCGCCGAACTGTGGAGTAAGCTTAATATCAGTCGACAACAACGGCCAACTAGAGAAACATAGGCTAGGTGAAGACGCTGGAATAATCGACTTAGCCGGTATTTAA
- a CDS encoding ATP-grasp domain-containing protein, with protein MHIAIVGKNYKGLRNYLKSRGYTYTVLRDKIKQDGKHRKNTVYIDFNDLENEIRKIEQLPKIDACMAVYEQYVEPCAVIARALKLPGLPIEAAAACTDKSKMRELFAKAPKKISPAFKKISSENDLIEFAKNSSFPLIIKPTNLAKSLLVTRCDDLEELIGAYNAAKEIAPKIYAKYAPRASLEMIVEEFMEGSIHSIDAYIDKNGKVSLLDDIVDYQTGYDIGFDDNFHYSRVIPSKLSHSIQKEFRDVAVKAVEALGMKSSAAHIEIIVTIEGPRVVEIGARNGGYRERMHELANGIDILGNQLSTILDQPLDITPKKNEPCAVLELFPKTPGIFSGIQNEDLLKGLQSFNYLSIKPKIGDFVGKSSQGYKASAVIVLHSNDSSVFQNDLQFVNDQVCVTTKLV; from the coding sequence ATGCATATAGCTATTGTTGGCAAAAACTACAAAGGACTAAGAAACTACCTAAAATCCAGAGGGTACACGTACACGGTATTAAGAGACAAGATCAAACAAGACGGAAAGCACAGAAAAAACACAGTCTACATAGATTTTAACGACCTAGAAAACGAAATTCGCAAGATAGAACAACTGCCAAAAATCGATGCCTGCATGGCCGTGTACGAACAATACGTCGAACCTTGCGCTGTAATAGCACGTGCACTAAAATTACCAGGTTTACCAATCGAAGCAGCCGCTGCTTGTACCGACAAGTCAAAAATGCGGGAACTATTTGCCAAAGCCCCCAAAAAAATCAGTCCAGCGTTTAAGAAAATTAGTTCGGAAAACGATCTGATAGAGTTTGCAAAAAATAGTAGCTTTCCTTTAATTATTAAACCCACAAATCTAGCCAAAAGCCTACTAGTTACAAGGTGTGATGATTTGGAAGAACTAATCGGCGCCTATAATGCGGCCAAAGAAATAGCTCCAAAGATTTACGCGAAGTATGCCCCTAGGGCTTCCTTAGAAATGATAGTAGAAGAGTTTATGGAAGGTTCAATTCATTCTATCGATGCTTACATTGATAAGAACGGTAAGGTAAGCCTTTTGGACGATATCGTTGACTATCAGACTGGTTATGATATTGGCTTTGACGACAACTTCCATTATAGTCGTGTGATTCCTAGCAAGCTAAGTCATTCGATACAAAAAGAGTTCAGAGATGTAGCAGTAAAAGCTGTAGAGGCATTGGGTATGAAAAGTTCAGCGGCTCATATAGAGATAATTGTTACCATAGAGGGCCCTAGAGTTGTTGAGATTGGTGCTCGTAACGGCGGATATCGGGAGCGAATGCATGAACTAGCCAACGGAATAGACATTCTGGGCAATCAACTATCAACTATTTTGGATCAACCCTTGGATATTACTCCGAAAAAAAACGAACCGTGTGCAGTACTAGAGCTATTCCCAAAAACACCAGGGATCTTTTCTGGAATTCAGAATGAGGATTTACTGAAAGGCTTGCAGTCGTTTAACTATTTGTCCATTAAGCCCAAGATCGGAGATTTTGTTGGTAAATCATCCCAGGGCTACAAAGCCTCGGCAGTAATTGTACTGCACTCCAACGATAGTAGCGTCTTCCAGAATGATTTGCAATTTGTGAATGATCAAGTCTGCGTAACTACCAAATTAGTTTGA
- a CDS encoding nucleotide exchange factor GrpE produces MAKKQPNLEEIAEQLAQEVAQLTEALQRERADASNVRRRADEDRAKMASFYKSAVIKELLPVIDNFERALQHTPAELAANDFVKGIEGIIKQFGTTLEKLGVQRIKTVGESFDPAFHEAVSAEGEGEHEVVSEELQSGWLIGDEVIRHAMVRVKS; encoded by the coding sequence ATGGCTAAAAAGCAGCCTAATCTCGAAGAAATTGCCGAGCAACTAGCCCAAGAAGTAGCTCAGCTCACCGAAGCCCTACAGCGTGAACGAGCCGACGCTAGCAACGTACGTCGCCGTGCCGACGAGGATCGTGCCAAAATGGCCAGCTTCTACAAGTCGGCTGTTATCAAAGAACTGTTGCCAGTAATAGATAATTTTGAGAGGGCGCTACAGCACACGCCAGCAGAGCTTGCGGCCAATGATTTCGTTAAAGGTATTGAAGGAATCATTAAGCAGTTTGGCACCACCCTAGAAAAACTAGGTGTACAGCGCATAAAAACGGTCGGCGAGAGCTTCGACCCGGCTTTTCACGAGGCCGTTAGTGCCGAAGGCGAAGGTGAGCACGAAGTCGTCAGTGAAGAGCTGCAAAGCGGCTGGCTAATTGGAGACGAAGTCATCCGCCACGCCATGGTAAGAGTCAAGAGTTGA
- a CDS encoding HTH domain-containing protein — MISERQKKILASIIEQYAEVASPVGSQLLAKVFGVSSATIRAEMAELEELGFIAQPHTSAGRVPTDKGYRYYVNSITEGGEQPVLDSRSNRALSARVGGGGSNERIIRNAVDTLVELTHNLSLATIGNQLYMSGLSNLFGQPEFVSPRQVQEVARLLDNIEPWLREAAPNEPLNVFIGHENPIGRSAGASLIISRFRSPYSDRSFIGVVGPTRQNYREVMSLVSQAGQMLEGAL, encoded by the coding sequence ATGATATCTGAGCGTCAAAAGAAAATTCTAGCGAGTATAATCGAGCAGTACGCCGAAGTTGCTAGCCCAGTTGGCAGCCAACTTTTAGCCAAAGTTTTTGGAGTCTCCAGCGCTACGATCCGCGCCGAAATGGCTGAGCTCGAAGAGCTAGGGTTTATCGCGCAACCCCATACAAGCGCTGGCCGGGTGCCGACCGATAAAGGCTATCGCTACTATGTCAACAGCATTACCGAAGGCGGCGAGCAGCCAGTGCTTGATTCACGCTCAAATCGCGCTTTGTCGGCTAGAGTTGGTGGTGGCGGAAGTAATGAGCGAATAATCAGAAACGCAGTCGACACTTTAGTGGAGCTGACTCACAATTTAAGTCTTGCGACAATCGGTAATCAGCTATACATGAGCGGGCTTTCAAATTTGTTTGGTCAGCCAGAGTTCGTTAGTCCGCGCCAAGTTCAAGAAGTCGCCCGCCTACTCGACAATATCGAGCCTTGGCTACGCGAAGCAGCACCAAATGAGCCACTGAATGTATTTATCGGCCACGAGAACCCAATTGGCCGCTCTGCTGGCGCTTCGCTTATCATTAGTCGTTTCAGAAGCCCGTATAGCGACCGTAGTTTCATCGGTGTAGTCGGCCCAACTCGTCAAAACTACCGCGAGGTGATGAGCTTGGTTTCACAAGCTGGTCAAATGCTAGAAGGAGCTCTGTAA
- a CDS encoding IS1249 family transposase, which produces MKQRGFRYCSTCKHKLQKWGRTNAGTSRWRCSSCTSTCIRARPDLSKSLLLERFVNWLLGKQSQEELGVAARTWRAQTAWCWQVAPKPILSGEVYPILLLDGIRVGNLVCLIARTPQYVVSWCWALYEAGTTWDKLLSTLPTPTVVVCDGQKGILVSIARNWPTAQIQRCHFHVWQNVRNKLTLFPQTEAGKYLLLLTKILLKGLHAQEDVIRWQSKLEVWEELHGDFIRERTVNPNPRPGQRKWRYSHERLRSAHRQLSKLVRDQQLFTYLDSGLLTQTNQQPIPRTTNYLEGGINSQLRTKLKLHRGMKEEHQRRLVEWYLYTRTESPKPTRNCR; this is translated from the coding sequence ATGAAACAACGAGGTTTTAGGTATTGCAGCACCTGCAAACATAAGCTGCAAAAGTGGGGTAGGACGAATGCTGGCACATCTCGCTGGCGATGCTCAAGTTGCACTAGTACTTGTATCCGTGCCAGACCAGATCTATCTAAGTCCTTGCTGCTGGAGCGGTTCGTTAATTGGCTCCTTGGTAAACAATCTCAGGAAGAGCTTGGTGTAGCGGCTCGCACCTGGCGAGCACAGACTGCATGGTGTTGGCAGGTTGCCCCCAAGCCAATACTAAGTGGTGAAGTCTATCCAATCCTGCTACTAGACGGTATTCGAGTTGGTAATCTTGTTTGTCTGATTGCTCGTACGCCGCAGTACGTTGTTAGCTGGTGTTGGGCGCTATACGAAGCTGGTACGACTTGGGACAAGCTCCTTAGCACACTACCCACACCAACGGTAGTTGTTTGTGATGGTCAAAAAGGTATTCTGGTTTCCATTGCAAGAAACTGGCCGACAGCACAGATACAGCGCTGTCACTTCCATGTTTGGCAGAATGTCCGAAACAAGCTGACTCTATTCCCTCAAACCGAAGCTGGTAAGTACTTACTGCTGCTAACCAAAATTCTGCTCAAAGGACTACACGCTCAAGAGGATGTTATTCGCTGGCAATCTAAGCTAGAAGTCTGGGAAGAACTCCATGGTGACTTTATACGGGAGCGCACGGTCAACCCAAATCCAAGGCCAGGTCAACGCAAATGGCGCTATAGTCATGAACGCTTGAGAAGTGCCCACCGACAACTTAGTAAGCTTGTGAGAGATCAACAGCTATTCACATACCTTGACAGCGGTCTGCTAACCCAAACAAACCAACAGCCGATCCCCAGAACAACCAATTACCTTGAAGGGGGTATTAACTCCCAGCTCCGAACCAAACTTAAATTGCACCGAGGCATGAAAGAGGAGCATCAAAGACGCTTAGTAGAATGGTACCTTTATACGAGAACCGAGAGCCCAAAACCAACACGAAATTGCCGGTAG